The following are from one region of the Paenibacillus sp. KS-LC4 genome:
- a CDS encoding LacI family DNA-binding transcriptional regulator, whose protein sequence is MATIHDVAKMAKVSVTTVSRVLNNRGYISETTRNKVFQTMKELNYQPNELARSLLRKQSNVIGLIIPNVAHPFFAELASHVERYAYEKGYKIMLCNSHLDPVKEKEYIEMLKRNRVDGIIMGSHTLEVKEYRKLHSPIVTIDRQISEEIPFISSDNYKGGRLAAQLLVDKGCRKIAHICGNLELQLLANQRTTAFRDIMAANGLEPIIIQTDMNVFDEQQYEQIMSRLFAEHPEIDGLFATSDIIASFAVKECRRVDKSIPEQIKIVGYDDVSAANWITPALTTIRQPIVEIGRVAVDSIIRQMNNEPLEHRYVLDVELVERLTT, encoded by the coding sequence ATGGCAACTATTCATGATGTCGCGAAGATGGCTAAAGTATCGGTAACGACGGTCTCCCGCGTATTAAACAACAGGGGGTACATTAGCGAGACGACCCGCAATAAGGTGTTCCAGACGATGAAGGAGCTGAATTATCAGCCGAACGAGCTGGCACGTTCTTTGCTGCGCAAGCAATCCAATGTCATCGGGCTTATTATTCCGAACGTGGCGCATCCTTTTTTTGCTGAGCTGGCCAGCCACGTCGAACGTTATGCCTACGAGAAGGGCTATAAAATTATGCTATGCAACTCGCACCTTGATCCTGTGAAGGAGAAGGAATACATTGAAATGCTCAAGCGCAACCGAGTAGACGGCATTATTATGGGCAGTCATACGCTTGAGGTCAAGGAGTATAGGAAGCTGCATTCTCCGATTGTGACGATAGATCGACAGATCAGCGAGGAAATTCCGTTTATATCATCGGACAATTACAAGGGCGGCAGACTAGCTGCACAACTGCTAGTAGACAAAGGATGCAGAAAAATTGCACATATTTGCGGAAATCTTGAGCTTCAGCTGCTGGCGAACCAGCGAACGACTGCTTTCCGTGATATAATGGCTGCCAATGGACTCGAACCTATTATCATTCAGACGGATATGAACGTATTTGACGAGCAGCAGTATGAGCAGATTATGAGCCGTCTGTTTGCGGAGCATCCTGAGATTGATGGTCTGTTTGCGACAAGCGATATTATCGCCTCCTTCGCGGTGAAGGAATGCCGCAGGGTGGACAAGTCTATTCCGGAGCAAATCAAAATAGTCGGCTATGATGATGTGAGCGCGGCCAATTGGATAACACCGGCGTTAACGACGATTCGCCAGCCGATTGTCGAAATCGGGCGGGTTGCGGTTGATTCAATCATCCGGCAAATGAACAATGAGCCGCTGGAGCATCGGTATGTTTTGGATGTTGAACTAGTGGAGAGACTGACGACTTAG
- the murA gene encoding UDP-N-acetylglucosamine 1-carboxyvinyltransferase gives MTKIIVRGGKRLSGTVRVSGAKNAVLPILAASLLATEGDSVICDVPLLDDVMTIQKVLASLGATISYQDTTMKISAGTIASYEAPYELIRKMRASFLVMGPLLARIGKVRISLPGGCAIGTRPIDQHLKGFEAMGAEITLGHGFIEASTSTRLKGAKIYLDVASVGATENIMMAAALAEGTTLLENAAKEPEIVDLANYLNAMGAKVRGAGTGLIRIEGVESLRGVTHHVIPDRVEAGTYMIAAAITGGDVFVEGAIGDHLTPVISKLQEMGVEVLESDNGIRVKADHPLKSVDVKTLPHPGFPTDMQSQMMALLLVSEGTSVVTETVFENRFMHVEEFQKMNAHIKIEGRSAIVSGNMPLTGAKVCATDLRAGAALICAALRADGETEVTGIHHVDRGYVDITGKLASLGALIHRVEAEEEKQQAAEVENALQAKAVAAVEQAKETAAVIAAVELDSSSSFKREKEATVLKIQPTWA, from the coding sequence ATGACCAAAATTATCGTCCGCGGAGGCAAGCGTTTATCGGGAACGGTACGTGTCAGCGGTGCAAAAAATGCAGTACTCCCCATTCTAGCAGCCTCTTTACTTGCGACGGAAGGAGACAGCGTCATCTGTGACGTTCCCCTCCTCGACGATGTCATGACTATACAGAAGGTATTGGCATCATTAGGCGCAACGATATCGTATCAAGATACAACCATGAAAATATCGGCGGGTACCATTGCTTCTTATGAGGCGCCCTATGAGCTGATTCGCAAAATGCGTGCTTCCTTCCTTGTTATGGGACCGCTGCTGGCACGAATCGGCAAGGTGCGTATATCTCTTCCAGGCGGCTGCGCGATTGGCACACGTCCAATTGATCAGCATCTGAAAGGCTTCGAAGCGATGGGAGCGGAAATTACGCTCGGACACGGCTTCATTGAAGCGAGCACAAGCACGCGTCTGAAGGGCGCAAAAATATATCTCGACGTAGCAAGCGTAGGCGCTACCGAGAACATTATGATGGCTGCTGCACTTGCAGAAGGCACAACACTGCTTGAAAATGCTGCGAAGGAGCCGGAAATCGTCGACCTCGCCAATTATTTGAACGCGATGGGCGCGAAGGTTCGCGGCGCGGGCACGGGCCTCATTCGCATTGAAGGCGTTGAAAGCTTGCGCGGTGTGACGCATCATGTTATTCCTGATCGTGTAGAAGCGGGTACCTATATGATTGCTGCAGCCATTACAGGCGGCGACGTATTTGTAGAAGGCGCGATTGGCGATCATTTGACACCGGTCATATCCAAGCTGCAAGAAATGGGCGTCGAGGTGCTGGAGTCGGATAATGGCATTCGGGTTAAAGCGGATCATCCGCTGAAGTCGGTAGACGTGAAGACGTTGCCGCACCCAGGCTTCCCAACAGATATGCAATCGCAAATGATGGCGCTCTTGCTCGTATCCGAGGGTACGTCGGTTGTAACCGAAACGGTATTTGAGAATCGCTTTATGCATGTGGAAGAATTCCAGAAGATGAATGCGCATATTAAGATCGAAGGCCGTTCCGCAATCGTTAGCGGCAATATGCCGTTAACTGGCGCGAAAGTATGTGCGACGGACCTCCGTGCAGGTGCAGCCTTGATCTGTGCGGCATTGCGCGCGGATGGCGAGACGGAAGTAACGGGTATCCACCATGTTGATCGCGGTTATGTAGATATTACTGGCAAGCTGGCATCGCTTGGAGCGCTTATTCACCGTGTAGAAGCGGAGGAGGAAAAACAGCAGGCGGCTGAAGTGGAAAATGCACTTCAAGCTAAAGCGGTTGCTGCTGTAGAGCAAGCGAAAGAAACGGCCGCTGTCATAGCAGCAGTTGAGCTGGATTCGTCTTCAAGCTTCAAGCGTGAGAAGGAAGCAACGGTTTTGAAGATTCAGCCTACTTGGGCCTAA
- a CDS encoding DUF1146 domain-containing protein: protein MGLTQDMLNSMQTATGITGLFSIVVTLVSIILIWFIMQELKWEVFFAFPRSPKARMLQAVIAIILGHAFASFILDYWSWTTMLKSFVE from the coding sequence ATGGGTTTGACTCAGGATATGCTGAATAGTATGCAGACAGCCACAGGAATAACAGGACTGTTCTCCATTGTTGTAACGCTTGTTAGCATCATACTTATATGGTTTATTATGCAGGAGCTGAAATGGGAAGTTTTTTTTGCCTTTCCCCGCAGCCCGAAGGCTCGCATGCTGCAGGCAGTTATTGCTATCATACTCGGGCACGCATTTGCCAGCTTCATTTTGGATTACTGGTCTTGGACGACAATGCTGAAGAGTTTTGTCGAATAA
- a CDS encoding S8 family serine peptidase codes for MLLNHGRFRSLRRQLASLLAVMLLCGVVPAAVPMAAERIDAAWGAQEEPPQSWLLKWQGPAQAAALRGTHVIRRQAEAAVDVVRPAEASADVEAWLRRLRSTPGVEYVHPNGRVHALDLPAAQQAGDSPPAEAAASGASALSAAAALNAAASDPELAKQGYLKQIGALAAWKTVSEQTALTIAIVDTGIDLDHPDLKKNLVPGINLIDTDMPPEDNNGHGTSVAGVIAASGNNGIGISGILWKAKLMPIKALDHHGDGTEQDLGEAILYAVRKQAKIVVLSVGLYRYSPYMQDIVNYAESKGVLLVAAAGNDGQSLESKAVVKYPAAYSTVLAVGGVKADNSPDLRSNPGTELDLSAAWNVYTTAVGGSYKKEEGTSMAAPQVAAAAALLWARYPKLKTYQVRELLRQTTRSIGQSGFDNRTGYGLLQIDKALSTPVNADGYEPNDTRGSAAFLPLNKQIAAFLNTGKDIDWYTVEAPYDGKLTMKYQSLTQPGAAIPPVRLLHYVNGVQKNTYTTKLASGNAEFIVKKGPQKIGVQFMNSDNGARQPYLLDSSFIMEPDAYESNDQTYEAFALSPRSQTVVGNFHQKADRDWYSVTFKQSGTLRLTLEGNTARIDAGLAIQRAGQSLRTYDEESEGQAEVSPILTVTPGKYYIRVHNAISSEASPVIGQYTLKMNYVPKYDDPNEPNNQYYEGLSIRSGTEYVGVIDSSTDVDWFQLRLTKASQLDLQVFNVPSGKVMQVIAYDKKQQQLFAQKTGSTGKLEVKNKQLPAGVYYFKLTANEPFDKQYYRFKVTVKNAASGAAAMTEQKLPVTGAGADEARRMFGLEEPALESRGQLFAKERLLVH; via the coding sequence ATGTTGCTTAATCATGGTAGGTTCCGCAGTTTGCGCCGCCAGCTTGCCTCGCTGCTGGCGGTTATGTTGCTCTGCGGCGTTGTACCCGCCGCAGTGCCCATGGCGGCGGAACGCATTGACGCCGCCTGGGGTGCACAAGAGGAGCCGCCGCAAAGCTGGCTCCTCAAATGGCAGGGCCCCGCGCAAGCAGCCGCGCTGCGCGGGACGCACGTGATCCGCCGCCAGGCTGAGGCGGCGGTGGACGTCGTACGTCCGGCCGAAGCATCGGCGGACGTCGAAGCATGGCTGCGCCGGCTGCGAAGCACGCCGGGCGTCGAATACGTGCACCCGAATGGCCGGGTGCACGCCTTAGACCTGCCCGCCGCACAGCAGGCGGGCGACAGCCCTCCAGCCGAAGCTGCCGCAAGCGGGGCTTCGGCGCTCTCAGCCGCCGCCGCGCTAAATGCGGCGGCCAGCGACCCCGAGCTTGCGAAGCAAGGCTATCTCAAGCAGATTGGCGCGCTAGCCGCTTGGAAAACCGTGAGCGAGCAAACCGCACTGACAATCGCGATTGTCGATACGGGCATTGATCTCGACCATCCCGATCTCAAGAAAAATCTTGTCCCCGGCATAAACTTGATTGATACGGACATGCCGCCTGAGGACAATAACGGCCACGGGACAAGCGTGGCCGGAGTAATCGCTGCATCCGGCAACAATGGTATCGGCATCTCTGGTATTTTGTGGAAAGCAAAGCTGATGCCAATCAAGGCGCTTGATCATCATGGTGATGGCACGGAGCAGGATTTGGGCGAAGCGATTTTATATGCCGTTCGCAAACAGGCTAAGATCGTCGTGCTCTCCGTCGGATTATATCGTTATTCTCCTTATATGCAGGACATTGTAAATTATGCCGAAAGCAAAGGAGTGCTGCTAGTAGCGGCCGCTGGCAATGACGGTCAGTCGCTCGAAAGCAAGGCTGTTGTAAAATACCCTGCCGCTTATTCGACGGTGCTTGCCGTTGGCGGCGTGAAGGCTGACAATTCGCCAGATTTACGTTCGAATCCCGGTACGGAGCTGGATTTGTCAGCAGCCTGGAACGTTTATACGACGGCGGTAGGCGGGAGCTATAAGAAGGAGGAGGGCACGTCGATGGCTGCTCCTCAGGTGGCAGCGGCAGCGGCACTCCTATGGGCCCGTTATCCGAAGCTCAAAACGTATCAAGTCAGGGAGCTGCTGCGCCAAACGACGCGCAGCATTGGTCAGTCCGGCTTCGACAATCGAACAGGCTATGGGCTGCTGCAAATTGATAAAGCATTGAGCACGCCAGTTAATGCGGACGGCTATGAGCCGAATGACACGAGGGGCTCGGCGGCTTTTCTACCCTTGAACAAGCAAATAGCTGCTTTTCTGAATACAGGCAAGGATATAGACTGGTATACGGTGGAGGCTCCGTATGACGGCAAGCTCACGATGAAGTACCAATCGCTTACACAACCCGGAGCGGCAATTCCGCCAGTTCGGCTCCTGCATTATGTGAATGGTGTCCAAAAAAATACGTATACGACGAAGCTTGCCAGCGGCAATGCCGAGTTCATCGTAAAGAAAGGGCCGCAAAAAATAGGCGTCCAGTTCATGAACAGCGATAACGGAGCTCGCCAGCCTTATTTGCTGGACTCTTCTTTTATTATGGAGCCTGATGCTTATGAATCGAATGATCAGACGTATGAGGCATTCGCTTTGTCGCCGCGCAGCCAGACGGTAGTGGGCAACTTCCATCAGAAGGCGGATCGCGATTGGTATTCGGTTACCTTCAAGCAAAGCGGCACACTGCGCCTTACTCTGGAAGGGAATACAGCGCGAATAGATGCAGGTCTTGCGATTCAGCGAGCGGGACAATCGCTTCGGACCTATGATGAGGAGTCGGAAGGCCAAGCTGAAGTTTCACCAATCTTGACAGTAACACCCGGGAAATATTATATTCGTGTGCATAATGCGATTTCGTCTGAGGCGAGCCCCGTTATTGGACAATACACGCTTAAAATGAATTATGTGCCGAAATACGATGATCCTAACGAGCCGAACAATCAGTATTACGAAGGCTTGAGCATACGCAGCGGTACAGAGTATGTAGGTGTCATTGATAGCAGCACCGATGTCGATTGGTTCCAACTGCGCCTCACCAAAGCGAGCCAACTTGACTTGCAGGTGTTTAATGTTCCGTCAGGAAAGGTAATGCAAGTCATAGCATACGATAAAAAGCAGCAGCAGCTGTTCGCGCAGAAAACAGGCAGCACAGGCAAGCTGGAAGTGAAAAACAAGCAGCTTCCTGCGGGCGTTTATTATTTTAAATTGACAGCCAATGAGCCCTTCGACAAGCAATATTACCGCTTCAAGGTCACGGTCAAAAATGCAGCTTCGGGAGCTGCTGCGATGACTGAGCAGAAGCTTCCGGTAACCGGAGCGGGAGCCGATGAAGCACGCCGTATGTTTGGACTGGAGGAGCCTGCCTTGGAAAGCAGAGGGCAGCTATTTGCTAAAGAGCGGCTGCTCGTGCATTAG
- a CDS encoding proton-conducting transporter membrane subunit, translating into MTNNEALGSQLWLAAVQLIPELLLLLLLIILAAGDRLRFMYRKGAPSVSLMLPWLAVVFASVLWRMLANGTEAASANAEGRPPGEVAGIQYLALNAESIMFLLAIAGAFIAVLLSLGEEREQRINHYFFIPAALLGIRLMLTPSNLITLYIGLELFSLAALSLIFATLDKRYKHLSRPWRPALRFSARSGAATALLLFGMSYIYGLTGELDFSSIRAGVSDLKPYTSLVYMAILLMACGLGIKVAALPFGIWVSNDEDTNTGFSYTAGAIFLTIAGQGATAAVLFHLLEEMGIVQLLGLNSAYIGLQAIAASQIAWGTVALLRQKQAAHILGWASVINSGYLLVPIALSLAPAHSGSLAPLVYHFSVYMLAMFGATAVLSIVQKAVGHGKLSGMAGLYHRSPGLAAAMAVFVLSLAGLPVSGGFFAKVYIWLGSIAAEAYWLLGVMAVCSLAAAYAYFGFIRQMFMRTGSDERALPLPIAVSAGIAICAVTLVVLGLFPGLLMK; encoded by the coding sequence ATGACAAATAATGAAGCGCTAGGATCGCAGCTTTGGTTGGCTGCGGTACAGCTTATTCCGGAGCTGCTCCTCCTTTTGCTGCTGATTATACTGGCCGCGGGTGACCGGCTTCGCTTCATGTACCGCAAGGGAGCGCCGTCAGTCTCGCTGATGCTGCCATGGCTGGCCGTTGTATTTGCGTCCGTTTTATGGCGCATGCTAGCAAATGGCACAGAGGCGGCATCGGCTAATGCAGAAGGCAGACCGCCCGGCGAAGTCGCGGGAATCCAGTATCTTGCCTTGAATGCGGAAAGCATCATGTTCTTGCTGGCTATTGCTGGTGCATTCATAGCGGTGCTGCTAAGCCTTGGAGAAGAGCGGGAGCAGCGTATCAACCATTATTTCTTTATTCCTGCTGCTCTGCTTGGCATACGTCTGATGCTGACGCCTTCCAATCTGATTACCCTGTATATTGGACTTGAGCTATTCAGCTTGGCGGCGCTCAGCCTGATATTTGCTACGCTAGATAAGCGTTATAAGCACCTTTCGCGGCCCTGGCGCCCGGCATTGCGCTTCTCGGCTCGTTCTGGAGCCGCCACTGCCCTGCTGCTGTTCGGCATGTCTTATATTTATGGCTTGACTGGAGAGCTGGACTTTTCTTCTATTCGAGCGGGTGTTTCTGATTTAAAGCCTTATACTTCGCTTGTTTACATGGCGATTTTGCTAATGGCATGTGGTCTTGGCATAAAAGTGGCAGCTCTGCCATTCGGTATTTGGGTATCAAACGATGAAGATACTAACACAGGTTTCTCTTATACAGCTGGTGCAATATTTCTAACTATAGCTGGCCAAGGTGCAACTGCCGCTGTATTATTTCATTTGCTTGAAGAAATGGGCATTGTTCAACTATTAGGTTTAAATAGCGCCTACATCGGCTTGCAGGCCATTGCAGCCAGTCAAATAGCCTGGGGCACGGTCGCCCTGCTGAGGCAAAAGCAGGCTGCTCACATATTGGGCTGGGCAAGCGTCATCAATAGCGGATATTTGCTTGTTCCGATTGCACTTAGTCTTGCACCTGCTCATAGCGGCTCATTGGCACCGCTCGTCTATCATTTCTCCGTGTATATGCTGGCGATGTTTGGGGCTACGGCTGTTTTGTCAATCGTTCAGAAAGCAGTGGGACATGGCAAGCTTAGCGGTATGGCTGGCTTGTATCATCGGTCGCCTGGGCTTGCGGCGGCTATGGCTGTTTTCGTTCTGTCGCTTGCAGGGCTGCCCGTTTCAGGGGGCTTTTTTGCTAAAGTGTATATTTGGCTGGGCAGCATTGCAGCAGAGGCTTATTGGCTGCTGGGTGTCATGGCGGTATGCAGTCTGGCAGCCGCCTACGCTTATTTTGGCTTCATCCGGCAAATGTTTATGAGAACAGGCAGCGACGAGCGAGCGCTGCCGCTGCCGATTGCCGTCTCTGCGGGCATTGCGATTTGCGCCGTTACTCTTGTCGTGCTGGGCTTGTTCCCAGGCTTGCTGATGAAGTAG
- a CDS encoding NADH-quinone oxidoreductase subunit M: MTFLTELPLLSLMWLTPAVGMLLILLIPAGQGRALQLLAVLAALLPLLFAAFLYATFNQQQGGGAYAEQHPWIEIPLPFAASAGQAHSEAKLSFSYALAVDGLSLPLLLVASLVTGLAVVTAVQLRKRRKAFYFWLLGLEASLIGMFMARDVLLFIVFLQAAVVALYFLVGIWGHPDSERTANRLLAGAGLSSMLLLVVFLILTCTAGLRVEKAGEQLQTVYSGGYGGIAYGLLAGETAASQAVQGRVSAEPLSEGVRMALFMLQLVGFGLFMPLLPVHSWLLRAQANAPLSVAMIISGLLPAAGAYGLLRYGVFLFPEQAEKMAPAIAVIGIIQLLYGALLALRQTDMRQLLAYASLSQMGFVWLGIAAFNEIGLQGAIFQLMAISLCFALLWLVVGSLQERAKTTAIGELGGLARSLPFICGMLMAAVLSFVGIPGLAGFPGILLSLLGLFDTLPWLAAAAIPGIILTAVYMLRGLLSVSFGPIDDRHSAFKDARFIEAMPMIILLAFIVLLGCFPSFLTDTVQQSITGLYSQLLSGRMEG, encoded by the coding sequence ATGACATTTTTGACAGAGCTGCCGCTTTTGTCTTTGATGTGGCTGACCCCAGCTGTCGGGATGCTGCTTATACTGCTCATCCCAGCAGGGCAAGGACGAGCGTTGCAGCTGCTTGCTGTGCTGGCGGCGCTGCTTCCGCTGCTGTTTGCCGCTTTTTTATATGCGACGTTTAATCAGCAGCAGGGAGGCGGCGCTTATGCGGAGCAGCATCCGTGGATAGAAATTCCGCTTCCATTTGCTGCATCAGCAGGACAAGCACATAGCGAAGCAAAATTATCCTTCTCCTACGCGCTCGCGGTAGATGGGCTCTCATTGCCTTTGCTGCTCGTCGCCTCCCTAGTGACAGGGCTTGCTGTTGTGACAGCTGTTCAGCTTAGAAAGCGGCGCAAAGCTTTTTATTTTTGGCTGCTAGGGCTGGAGGCTTCACTGATAGGCATGTTTATGGCCAGAGATGTTTTGCTGTTTATTGTATTTTTACAGGCTGCGGTCGTCGCTCTTTATTTTCTGGTTGGCATTTGGGGTCATCCAGATAGCGAGCGTACGGCGAATCGGTTATTGGCAGGAGCTGGACTCAGTTCCATGCTGCTGCTTGTCGTATTCCTTATTTTGACCTGTACGGCGGGTCTTCGTGTAGAAAAGGCTGGCGAGCAGCTCCAAACGGTATATAGCGGGGGATACGGGGGAATTGCCTATGGACTGCTTGCGGGAGAAACGGCAGCAAGCCAAGCCGTACAGGGCCGGGTATCCGCCGAGCCATTGTCAGAAGGCGTGAGGATGGCGCTGTTTATGTTGCAGCTTGTCGGTTTCGGGCTGTTTATGCCGCTTCTGCCTGTTCATAGTTGGCTTTTGAGAGCGCAGGCTAATGCACCACTGTCTGTAGCTATGATTATTTCAGGTCTTCTACCGGCGGCGGGAGCTTATGGACTGTTGCGCTATGGGGTGTTTCTGTTTCCAGAGCAAGCGGAGAAAATGGCGCCGGCTATAGCTGTTATCGGTATTATTCAGCTATTGTATGGGGCTTTGCTGGCGCTGCGTCAGACGGATATGAGGCAATTGCTTGCTTACGCGTCACTTAGCCAAATGGGATTTGTTTGGCTGGGTATCGCCGCCTTTAATGAGATTGGGCTGCAAGGGGCAATTTTTCAGCTCATGGCGATCAGCTTATGCTTTGCCCTGCTATGGCTCGTTGTCGGCAGCTTGCAGGAGAGAGCTAAAACAACGGCGATAGGTGAGCTTGGCGGCTTGGCCCGTTCGCTTCCGTTTATTTGCGGCATGCTTATGGCCGCCGTGCTGTCGTTTGTCGGCATTCCGGGCCTAGCTGGCTTTCCCGGAATTTTGCTGTCGCTGCTTGGCTTGTTCGATACGCTGCCATGGCTTGCGGCTGCTGCAATACCGGGAATCATACTCACTGCGGTTTACATGCTGAGAGGCCTGCTTAGCGTAAGCTTCGGGCCGATTGATGATCGGCATAGCGCCTTCAAGGATGCCCGCTTCATTGAGGCGATGCCGATGATTATATTGCTTGCTTTTATCGTCCTGCTGGGCTGCTTCCCGTCATTTTTGACCGACACGGTTCAGCAAAGCATTACGGGACTTTATAGTCAGCTGCTGTCAGGCAGGATGGAGGGATAA